Part of the bacterium genome, GGAAGAGCATGCCTTGAAAGTTATATCGGCAAAGATAGAATCATAAAAAGAACCATTGAAAAACTTATACAGAGAAAAGAAAGTATGATTCTGAAACTAGTTGATGGAGATTTGGAGAAAATAACACCAAAGATTGTTTATGAAGCTGCAGAAAAGGGAGACATGCTCGCAATTGAAATATGGAAAGAAACTGCCCAATATCTGGCAACTGCGCTTACAGGTGTTATAAATTTTCTAAATCCTGAGATAATAGTAATTGGCGGTGGGATAGCTAATGCTGGTAAATATATCTTTGACCCACTTAGAGATATGATTAAAAAACGAGTTTTTCCATTCCTTGCAGAAAAAATACAGATCGTTCACGCCCAGCTTGGTGATGAAGCAGGTGTAGTAGGTTCAGCAATGCTGGCAAAGAATAATATCAGCAAGTCAGAAAGTTCTTAAAAACTCAACAGCTTTTTTTACGTCTTCCACACGATTATCCCCTGCTTCTCTTTCAACTGTGAGATAGCCGTCATATCCTATTTCATCAAGTGCCTTCAGATAATATTCAAAAACAACGCCTCCCCTGCCCAGAGGAAGCTCTATGTATTTACCTTCTCCGAGACACAATCCATCTTTTGCATGTGTATGACAAATATAATCTCTAAGAATTTTCACACCTCCTATATGATCAAACGGACCGCACATTACAAGATTTGCAGGATCGTAATTCACTCCAATTCCCTTACTTGAAACTCTATCCAGAAATATTTTAAGTTCTACCGGGTCTTCAGGCCCTGTCTCAGTTGCTAATATAATGTTTCTCTCTCCAGCGTATTTTGCAAGTTCAACAGTTGTCCTGAATGTCTCCTGATAAACTTGATGGCTCTCTTCCTGCGGAAACTTACCTATATGCATAGTTACAACCCTTGTGTTCAAATCACAGGCTAAATCAATACATTTTTTAATCCTAGGAATATTCACTTTGTTGAACTCAGCATTTGTAAATCCTTTGACCCAGTCAAAATCACCGCAAAGTGCTGTGATTTCTAATCCCAGCCCACTTACAAATTTCTTGAGTTTTCCTCTTTTTTCTTTTGAAAAATTGTCAGGATATAATTCTCCACGAGTTACCATAAATTGACACCCATCTGCTCCAATTTCCTTTGCTTTTTTTATACCGCCGTAAACTCCAAGCTTTAAGTTATCAACAAACACACCAATCTTCCTTTTACCCATTATTACTCTCCTGTGTCTCCGTTTTTAAAAAATTATTATTGAGATGAGAGAAAAACTCATTTATTTATAAGACTTGCAAAATACCCAGCGCCGAAGCCGTTATCTATATTTACAACTACAACACCTTCAGCGCAGCTATTGAGCATTGTAAGAAGAGGTGTAATGCCAGAAAAACTAGCACCATATCCAACACTTGTCGGCACCCCAATAACAGGTTTCGGAGTAATGCCTCCCACAACGCTGGCAAGAGCTCCCTCCATTCCGGCAACTACAATAATAACGTTTGCAGATTGAATTTCCCCTAGATTCTTAAACAGCCTGTGTATTCCTGCAACACCAACGTCATAGATCTTTTTTACATTATTTCCAAGAAATTCCGCAGTAACTGAGGCCTCCTCTGCAACAGGGATATCAGCAGTACCAGCTGTAAGTATAAGAATATTCTTATTTGTCTTCTTCTTAGGGAATTTATTAACTGTAAT contains:
- the larB gene encoding nickel pincer cofactor biosynthesis protein LarB codes for the protein MKVDKKSAEKLCGFQYHELGFAKVDTHRSLRLGTDEVIFCIGKTLSQIVRIAQVILESNNRLIATKANREVFKAIKSRWGKAVFHEKASIITVNKFPKKKTNKNILILTAGTADIPVAEEASVTAEFLGNNVKKIYDVGVAGIHRLFKNLGEIQSANVIIVVAGMEGALASVVGGITPKPVIGVPTSVGYGASFSGITPLLTMLNSCAEGVVVVNIDNGFGAGYFASLINK
- a CDS encoding sugar phosphate isomerase/epimerase; translated protein: MGKRKIGVFVDNLKLGVYGGIKKAKEIGADGCQFMVTRGELYPDNFSKEKRGKLKKFVSGLGLEITALCGDFDWVKGFTNAEFNKVNIPRIKKCIDLACDLNTRVVTMHIGKFPQEESHQVYQETFRTTVELAKYAGERNIILATETGPEDPVELKIFLDRVSSKGIGVNYDPANLVMCGPFDHIGGVKILRDYICHTHAKDGLCLGEGKYIELPLGRGGVVFEYYLKALDEIGYDGYLTVEREAGDNRVEDVKKAVEFLRTF